In Lolium rigidum isolate FL_2022 chromosome 3, APGP_CSIRO_Lrig_0.1, whole genome shotgun sequence, the genomic window CAGAACCCTCCATCTCTGCATGTACATGGACATATGGAATATAGCATCAGCGGGGTTATTGATAAGTTTCCCTTCTATCGCTAACTTGTTTCGTATGTTCCAAAGCGCCCAGGACTGAGCCGCGAAGGtgaaccaagctagcctacaAAGAGACCCCGAGAGACCCTGAACGATGGCGATGAAATGACCAACCCCTGTTGGATTCCAGTCGCAATGTAGAAGTTCCCTAACTCCCGCCCACATCATCCTCGCCAAGTGACACCCAAAGAAGATGTGGTTGCAGTCCTCCGTATCCCCACAGAGGGGGCAAACCCCATTAGAAGGACCATTCCTCTTAGCCAACTGAACCCCGGAGGGTAGCCTACTCCTAATGAGCTACCAAAGGAAGACTTTGATCTTGGGGGCACCCTAGCCCTCCAAAACCTCCTTAAAATGTGTTACCGCCGCCCCCTTCGACAGCCGGAAATAGATTGATCTTGTGGTGAATTGGCCCGAGGCTTCTAGGGCCCACGACACCTCGTCTCTCTCGAGATCAAAAGGGTGTAGGCCAAAAATCCTGCATAAATTCTGCCACTCCACCATCTCTGCCAGCCCAAAGGTTCTCCTAAACCGAATGCGCCATCCCTTGGCATTTCGCACTCCCGCCACCGTGATAAACTGGTTGTCACAGCAGCTAAACAGCAGCGGGAAGCTCTCACGTAATGGGCCCCTCCCTGTCCACCAGTCGAGCAAGAAGTAGGTGCGACGCTCGTCGTGCACTTGGTGCCTAGCTCCCAACTTGAAGTGCCATTNNNNNNNNNNNNNNNNNNNNNNNNNNNNNNNNNNNNNNNNNNNNNNNNNNNNNNNNNNNNNNNNNNNNNNNNNNNNNNNNNNNNNNNNNNNNNNNNNNNNaccgtttgagaggcggcaggggatcgaaagaaaaaggcaagtgaaaaaatatgaggagccaaaaataattcaagaaaagaaagttttatagtacatagaggatgacatgcgggtcccatttagcagcagcggtatcaccgtttgagaggcggcaggggatcgaaagaaaaaggtaagtgaccaatttgagatgccaaaaataattcaagaaaagaaagttttatagtacatagaggatgacatgcgggtcccagttagcagcagcggtatcaccgtttgagaggcggcaggggatcgaaagaaaaaggcaagtgaccaaatttgaggtgccaaaaaaactccaagaaaagaaagttgattgcacatagatgatgacatgcgggtcccatttagcagcagcggtctcaacgttccaaggcggcaagggatcaaaagaaaaaggaagtagccagaaatcgggggtcaaaaaaatccaagaatagaaagaattttggttcatagaggatgacatgcgggacccatgatcctcgcatcgtaaacggctcgatcggagaacgttgaacgagatggcgcgatcgagaaaaaaaacaatgccgagaggctgccatccgggccctacatccctcggcggtgttgatttgcgttgactcggccggcgaacccgagatttcgagatgcaccacgtcccgggccaccatacgcgacgttttggccgctttcgtcgggctaggtggcctcaaaaacgagaaaaaaaaagttttgacatgcaccacggagggaccaaaaatcgtcggccatggtacaccagcaaccacggcgcgacttcaacttcgtcggccatggcaacttttcttgtagtgccatatgttggcttcaaggttgcattaagaagaaattaatgaaggatatcaagtatcaagtatgtcttgaagatgaagatgaagtgatccctcaaagttaacttcaagacatcaacatgatgaagaatgaagaaatgaagtgcaagttcaagatgagccatctctaagagatcatttgcttgaagcttcccatccatatggtgatcatggatatgtgaagttgcacCGAATAAGAAGCTCtctcatggtggattatgggggagcaatccacaagacttcgtcaagcaagcacaatcaagaaaggcgttccatcttgttgcgatcaagatcatcatcatcgagctcaagtggaatgcgcaagtataaggtttgctcttgatagggtttctttctcaccggtctcatggtgtagttggagaccggtttatagtttagttgccgtactatcaggagggctctcgagtgagtaactcaatcgtatccttcggagagctcaaacctttgcatccttgcatcatctttcttggttgttatttggatcttatccatatggtgttttagagcttgtgcttattctcatgacaagctctagttcatcgaaaccgtattccgcatgaatcaattgttgcgttttcgatattggagtttttctcggtttctcgtattgagaggtttcactctaaaatacatagaaaaacctaccccacttgttcttaagcttttcactctttgtggggtagttcttgtcatcttctttacaacaaaattggtttcacctaaatccgagtttcctaactcaagttgttgcattttcgaggttggaggttttaccggcatgtattttttagataggtcaaacctttcatcatttatttctatcctaccttactggactatgatggttccctgcatgatcttgtagagcttgttactagcttcgaaacaagcccaagatcatcaaaatcgaagtccggatgcaaaagttattcaagtttccgtgaagcagttttttggccggaagttggccggaacttccgccctagttccggcgaacttccggaaatgacgattCTGCACGCAAAAGTATACTGTAAGCTTTCCGGGGACGCCCTACTTCatccggaagttggccggtacttccggggggcggaagttccgccccaaatgaccggaagttccggttttgacgagttttgtgcataacgggcagatttctcttgccctatttaagggggtcttcttccccaaagttccccatccgtttgagctcgtttttgcccccattgttgaccttctttgagcttgctatctcctctccctcccatgaatcttgcatctatttgagagaaagatagaggagatctagatctacatcttcaccaatcaaatccctctctttgtgaggggaatccactagatctagatcttggagaaatttggtgttcctcctcctatttgttcttcatctcttaatcccccaatagcttttgtagctttgttggaatttgagagagaggtacttgagcatctttgtggtgttcttgccattgcatttggtgcatcggtttgagttctccacggtgattcgtggaagtgaaagcaagaaagttgttactcttgggttcttggaaccctagacggatttgaggcctttgtggcgatttcttgagagcctccaattaagttgtggatgcgtgccccaagctttgtgtaaggcccggttttcgcctcgaagaaaatcccttagtggaaccgtgacctaggcctttgtggcgagggtcaccggagatttaggtgaggcgccttcgtggcgttcggtgtgtggtgtgagtaccgcatcttggggtgaggcctttgtggcgttggtgtgcatcgagcaaccacacctcaaggtgagcctcttgtggcgttcgggagcactaagcaaccgcacctctccaccggagattagcactcgcaagagtgtgaactccgggataaatcatcgtcttccgcgtgcctcggttatctctatacccgagctctttacttatgcactttaccttgtgatagccatcgtgcttgaagttatatatatcttgctatcacatacttgcttgtattgcttagcataagttgttggtgcacataggtgaaccattgcttagaataagttgttggtgcacataggtgaacaatagtatataggctttgggcttgacaaagtaaacgctagttttattccgcatttgttaagcccatctcgtaaaagttttaaatctcctattcacccccccctctaggcgacatccgtgtcctttcaactcCTCCCCTCACTTAATTGTTGCTTGTCAGATCTTCTACAGCTTTACTCTTGAGCTCTTGCTCTCATGGCAGCCACAGAAGATCCcagatactacctccgattcaaggaataaggcgctctCGTCTTACgtgtttttcgtttgactaagaattacttcaaatatataaagattgtttgtatgaaattatcatcattagaaagtgtttttcaatacgaatccaacgattttgttgcttaattggTATGGTCAAAGTTcaccttggaatacgcgtgcgccttattctttggaacggaggtagtagaaaATTTTCAATCAGTCAAGTGTGTGGCTGATATGGTTTCATCGCGAGAACTCTAGAATGACCATGGTCTCGTTTTGGCGCGCATTGGTGCAGAGTGAATCCAAGAAACGTCAACCGTTAGATCAATTAGCTTAGGAACTGATGAGTGGTTGAGATTTTCCATGTGAAACAAATCGACGGCTCATAGTGGGTTGCTATTTGGCGTGAAGGCTAGTCAAAATTCAAAAACTGAcgggagtggcgttttggcacccgggagcgtATGCTTCCGGTTTTTAAACTTTGTTTTAAATGCACTTttgaaatgttgaaaaatttgaacataaaatttagtggatacatctcgaaattttacacgttcacaaagtggtttCACAGAAAACCGACGTTTTAAGTATCATCCGCAAAAAAGACAATTTTTTGTGTAAAAAAAGTTATGTACAAGACGTTTtatttgtctttttcacacaagtcacaaaaaatatcggttttttcGTAAGACTTGATATGCGCACGTAAAATGTTCATACGTAAGAGAGAAaaaatttgtttgatttttttgaacatttcaaaatgtttttccggtggcaggagcatatgctcccatgtgccgaattgaatttacGAAAACTGACGTATTATATAGTAGTATAGAAAAGAAAGAGTACCCAAACGACTGTAGAGAATCGAATAGTTCCTGCAGTTTTCTAGTTGGGTTGGGGTAGGCGGTAGGCCCAGTGGTTGCCCGATAGGCGATAGGCCCAAAGCTCGGCAACATtggaagaaaaaacaaaaaatccgTCGACAGCAGGGTTCGAACCTGCGCGGGCGTAGCCCAACAGATTTCAAGTCTGTCTCCTTAACCACTCGGACATATCGACTTCTTGTAATTTATTTCATATCAGGATACATATATCAAGGACAGTACTAAGTGACTTCGTTTGAAGTTTCTGTGATTAAAGTGCTCATCTCTGGCAAATTCTGTGACCAACCATGCGATTTCCTCTACTTCAATGCTATGATTCTAAAGGATTTTCAGTTTATGAGAACATGGATTTCATGTACtgctaacttttttttttttttgagcaacgCAACGGAGGGCGAAGAGCCCACCTGAAACTTTTTCATTAATTTCATGGAAAACGGAGGATTACAAGCAGGGTTCAAGCCCTGTCAACACCGAAGAACACTAGGGGGTCAGGGGGGAGAGGGACGCACACCAAGCAACAAGGGGAGCACACATGGAATTGTTACAAACTCAAAACACTTTCTGAACACACATGGAAATAACTCAGTCACCAATAATTAGCGATGCATAGTTTTGTTTACTCTAACTAGCAGCCTCAACTGCTGCAGATTACACATCAAGCCAACATAGGAGCGGAAGAACTCGGATAGGCGGGTACCATACAACCTAAGATTGAACTGCAGCTATGTAGCACCATAGCACTACGATTACAATCGATCTCCATAGGTAATGTAATCTATATGCTCAAGAGGACCATATCTTCTTTCACTAGATTAAACTGCAGCTACATAGTACAACACTACAATTACAAACCTCCTCTCACAAGGATTCTCTCTTCTTCTTGCTCTTGGATTGCTTTGCCAAGAGACCTGAAAGTCCTGTCAATGCAAATTTCTTCCTCTTTCCTGAAATCCTTTCGGGGCCAGCCGTTTCCTCGGTGCACATAACTGCACTCTTCCTGTTGATAATCTGACCAAGTGAGACAGTTGGCAGCTCCCCCGTTTTGTCGTCCCAGACGCTTTTGTCATATCCATCAGGCCCCGTTAGCTTCATGGTCAGTATCTGCCCAATTGACAGCGTTGGCTTGAAGGAGGAACTACTTGAAACATCAGAAACCACATCCATGCTTCGTGAAAGTTTACGGCGGTGACCTGCGTTTTTGAACTTGGGAGAGCCACCGATAGATCGCCTTTTGTGTCCACTTTGAGATCTCCACCTGCGAACAATGTCTTCGACGGCAAGCTTGCCATGGTTAGCAGCTTCTACCCTCTCAAGGGCCTCTTGTAGTGCCTTCTTGCATTCTTCAACATCTTGCTtagcatcttctagctttctgacCGAGTCAGACTCTGAAGTGCTAGCTGCATCTACCTGCAGCATCGCCTCTTGTAGCTTCTTCCTTGAGTTTTGATCAGCCTCTTGAGCTTTGGAATACATCATGGAATACTCTTCCACTGAAAGCGTCACTCCATCAGACACACTGCTGCTGCTGCCTTCGGAATAACTTTCACTGCTCAGCAGAGCTTTGATGTCTGCGAGCGCAATAGCCTCTGCTGCTCTCGCTGCTTCCTCCATCTTCTTGGCTGCAACACACCTGGCCTCAGCAGTGCCAATGCTAGCCTTCGCATGCTCGATTTCTGCAGTCAACACCGCAGCTTCAGATTTTGAAGCATCTGCCATACTCCTGAGCT contains:
- the LOC124695501 gene encoding WEB family protein At2g38370-like translates to MGAEEACPAPAVAVAGRAEIDTSAPFESVREAVDRFGGSAAWSSNLIKRMFAPPNTKQDHELSEETAQVVSVEEQTAQLENELLIKERETLDVLKELESTKKIIADLKLKIRSQEAETPPTAEESDEGTESLLTESVEEQPENIIVEFELVKESLNRTTGDLAAIRATVESLRGSITQERTLLESGREKLSSDAALISSLEDELDQTSQMLQTLKDLQARREHPSDIFTEIKQMASEVTQLRSMADASKSEAAVLTAEIEHAKASIGTAEARCVAAKKMEEAARAAEAIALADIKALLSSESYSEGSSSSVSDGVTLSVEEYSMMYSKAQEADQNSRKKLQEAMLQVDAASTSESDSVRKLEDAKQDVEECKKALQEALERVEAANHGKLAVEDIVRRWRSQSGHKRRSIGGSPKFKNAGHRRKLSRSMDVVSDVSSSSSFKPTLSIGQILTMKLTGPDGYDKSVWDDKTGELPTVSLGQIINRKSAVMCTEETAGPERISGKRKKFALTGLSGLLAKQSKSKKKRESL